The Cryptococcus deuterogattii R265 chromosome 3, complete sequence genome has a segment encoding these proteins:
- a CDS encoding immunoreactive mannoprotein MP88 — MISKVAIGAAAALMAGVANVNAQVTATGTMGPTNPPAATLGTAINQTSYARLLSLNAIDDFCLFAPPVPNSVIGETEAEEVAWCVQPRNDARVIPDGVLTAVHFVKTPLYWQIQGFGDFTHLNIQSGDEGGELDPHGATGLGNPVGGNVTTNATGSDVSYEEWMNYMAFDQFCLRICISENDTYSAANECQHTLDEMGCSWVMPGDYTNNSFTECDGDSAYPPGWYPEANGSTSTFQQRYTGTFTNADGSLGTWTQGETVTPQSAYSIPATSNCKTYTSVGNGISSLALSNAGSVNSTAASTGSSSGSSPAAATGSSSSGGSGASGSANAGSTAAASASGSSSKSAAMSSFSGVNYGSAVAGAISVVALVAGAGSFLL, encoded by the exons ATGATCTCCAAGGTTGCTATCggcgctgctgctgccctCATGGCCGGTGTG GCCAACGTCAACGCTCAGGTCACCGCCACCGGTACCATGGGCCCCACCAACCCCCCTGCGGCTACTCTTGGTACTGCTATCAACCAGACATCTTACGCTCGATTGCTCTCTCTTAATGCCATTGACGACTT CTGTCTTTTTGCCCCTCCCGTGCCCAACTCTGTGATTGGTGAGActgaggctgaggaggTCGCCTGGTGTGTCC AACCCCGAAACGATGCCCGAGTCATCCCTGATGGTGTTCTTACCGCCGTCCACTTTGTCAAGACTCCTCTCTATTGGCAAATCCAGGGTTTCGGTGACTTCACCCATCTTAACATTCAGAGCGGTGATGAGGGAGGTGAACTTGACCCCCACGGTGCCACTGGTCTTGGTAACCCCGTCGGTGGTAACGTCACCACTAACGCTACTGGCTCGGACGTTTCTTACGAGGAGTGGATGAA CTACATGGCCTTTGACCAATTCTGTCTCCGAATTTGTATCTCTGAGAACGACACTTACTCTGCTGCCAATGAGTGCCAGCACACTCTTGACGAGATGGGATGCAGCTGGGTCATGCCCGGTGACTACACCAACAACTCTTTCACTGAGTGTGACGGTGACTCTGCCTACCCTCCCGGTTGGTACCCGGAAGCAAACGGCTCGACCTCTACCTTCCAGCAGCGATACACTGGTACTTTTACAAACGCCGACGGTTCTTTGGGTACTTGGACCCAGGGTGAGACTGTTACTCCTCAGTCTGCCTACTCTATCCCTGCCACCTCCAACTGTAAGACCTACACCTCTGTCGGTAACGgtatctcctctctcgctctttccAACGCCGGCTCTGTCAACTCTACTGCCGCCTCTACtggctcttcttccggtAGCTCCCCCGCTGCTGCTACtggttcttcctcttccggcGGCTCTGGTGCTTCCGGTTCTGCCAATGCTGGCTCTACCGCTGctgcctctgcttctggtAGCAGCTCTAAATCCGCCGCCATGTCCTCATTCAGCGGTGTCAACTATGGCTCTGCCGTGGCTGGTGCCATCAGCGTCGTTGCTCTTGTCGCCGGTGCCGGCTCTTTTTTGCTTTAA
- a CDS encoding U3 small nucleolar RNA-associated protein 15 → MEFLPLRTLPAPPRQQSTTNPHSRHFHSFRHPLFIKHPAAITHIHFCPTKPHRYAVTSSTRVLIYAPKTGKVVKTITRFKDTARGGEFRKDGKLVVAGGDDGVVQVFDVNSRAILRTMKEHNQPVRVTHFSPHLPQILSASDDTTVKLWDLSTQACLSTFSSHTDYVRSAIFSPSDPSLILSASYDSTIRLHDVRLPEDEANVITMRHGGAPVEDILAFPNGGVAVSVGGPILRVWDLAMAGKCVRALSNHQKTVTSVAFDGTKGRVLTGGLDNMVKVYDVEDWKVVHTMRYPAPVLSLAVSPDDTHIAAGMTDGTLSVRRRDPKASELGASSAQETAIKGGAYEYFADMEAIFGTGHIKAKGRDLGPVVGPADEFGVETRRQKRLRDFDKYLKSFKYSAALDAGLHKNVKPTTSFALIQELVHRDALRIALSGRDDVTLEPILNFLAKNVTDPRFGEMAAQVVGIIIDIYTPILGQSPILDEMLGKIQTRVERELSFQRELMKLRGALDVTLSQAVLGRVEA, encoded by the exons ATGGAGTTTCTGCCCCTGCGCACCCTCCCAGCGCCCCCACGGCAAcaatcaacaacaaaccCTCACTCTAGACACTTTCACTCTTTTCGACatcccctcttcatcaagcACCCGGCTGCTATCACCCATATCCATTTTTGTCCAACAAAACCACATCGATATGCTGTAACATCTTCTACAAGAGTGTTGATATACGCACCGAAGACAGGAAAGGTAGTTAAGACTATCACTAGGTTCAAGGATACTGCTCGAGGTGGAGAGTTTAGGAAAGATGGCAAATTAGTAGTTGCTGGTGGAGACGATGGCGTTGTCCAGGTGTTCGACGTGAACAGTCGAGCAATTTTAAGAACTATGAAGGAACACAACCA ACCCGTCCGAGTCACCCACTTCTCCCCACACCTTCCCCAAATCCTTTCCGCTTCCGATGATACAACTGTAAAACTTTGGGACTTATCCACACAAGCATgcctttccaccttttcatCCCACACCGACTACGTTAGATCAGCAATCTTCTCGCCTTCCGACCCTTCTCTGATACTCTCTGCATCTTACGATTCCACAATTCGGCTGCACGACGTCCGACTGCCAGAGGACGAGGCTAATGTCATTACTATGCGACATGGTGGTGCTCCCGTGGAAGATATCTTGGCATTCCCAAATGGAGGTGTGGCTGTCAGTGTTGGAGGACCTATATTGAGGGTTTGGGATCTTGCAATGGCAGGCAAGTGTGTGCGAGCGTTATCCAACCACCAAAAGACTGTTACCTCGGTTGCGTTTGATGGTACAAAGGGACGTGTCTTAACTGGCGGTCTTGACAACATGGTGAAGGTCTACGATGTTGAAGACTGGAAGGTTGTTCATACCATGCGTTATCCTGCCCCGGTCTTGTCTCTTGCGGTTTCTCCTGACGACACCCACATTGCAGCTGGTATGACTGACGGCACCCTTTCGGTGCGTCGGCGAGACCCTAAGGCTTCCGAGCTCGGTGCGTCCTCAGCACAAGAAACAGCTATCAAGGGTGGAGCATATGAATACTTTGCAGATATGGAGGCGATCTTCGGGACAGGGCATATCAAGGCGAAAGGGAGGGATTTGGGACCTGTGGTCGGGCCGGCGGACGAATTTGGGGTTGAGACAAGACGGCAAAAGAGGCTGAGAGATTTTGACAAATATTTGAAGTCATTCAAGTACTCTGCCGCTCTTGATGCGGGATTACACAAGAATGTCAAGCCTACCACTTCATTTGCTTTGATCCAGGAATTGGTTCACCGTGATGCTCTTCGGATAGCCCTTTCGGGGCGAGATGATGTTACACTTGAACCGATTCTCAACTTTTTGGCGAAGAACGTCACAGACCCCCGATTTGGCGAGATGGCGGCGCAGGTCGTCGGTATCATCATCG ATATTTACACACCAATCCTCGGCCAATCTCCTATTCTCGATGAAATGCTCGGCAAGATTCAGACACGGGTTGAAAGGGAGTTGAGTTTCCAGAGAGAGTTGATGAAGTTGAGAGGAGCGTTGGACGTTACATTGTCACAGGCCGTTTTAGGCAGAGTCGAGGCTTAG
- a CDS encoding phosphoglycerate dehydrogenase produces the protein MSIPIPDKNRRQSVSASDPPDHIPIPANTRGIPVSSFVPHSPPTGTSPRTSSFSFSTSPSTSYLRNASGVFQGIARQLTAFLPPDYPTEEDHEKRQGKTKVLLLENVNLDAAEYLKSQGYEVDHVTRAYTEEELIAKLPNYRAVGIRSKTKITAKVIDANPQLLVIGCFCIGTNQVDLEHAAKRGIAVFNSPFSNSRSVAELVISEIIALSRQVIDRTHEMRAGIWNKLSKNCWEIRGKTLGIVGYGHIGSQLSVLAEAFGMSVIYYDVVPIMPLGSARQVDTLDDLLSRADFVTLHVPEIPDTIGMMGAEQFAQMKKGAFFINNARGKVVDLSALCDALESNHLAGAAVDVFPKEPGANGPGFNETLGDFIPRLRKIPNLILTPHIGGSTEEAQRAIGTEVSNALTRYLNYGTTLGAVNFPEVDLRAITAADERHIRVCHVHKNEPGVLKGINNILADHNIEKQFSDSKGDIAYLMADISGVGQEEVEGLYSAIKNTRSNILTRLLY, from the exons ATGTCAATCCCTATTCCAGACAAGAACAGAAGACAGTCTGTCTCCGCCTCCGACCCCCCAGACCA catccccatccctGCCAACACCCGCGGCATTCCCGTGTCTTCTTTCGTCCCTCATTCTCCGCCCACCGGCACTTCTCCCCGCACttcgtccttctctttctctacTTCCCCTTCAACTAGCTACCTCAGAAATGCCTCTGGAGTCTTCCAGGGTATTGCCCGACAATTGAccgctttccttcctcctgacTATCCCACAGAAGAGGATCACGAGAAGAGGCAGGGCAAGACTAAGGTCTTGCTTTTGGAAAACGTCAACTTGGACGCTGCCGAATACTTAAAGAGCCAGGGTTACGAG GTTGACCATGTCACCAGGGCCTAcactgaagaagagctcaTTGCTAAGCTTCCTAATTACCGGGCCGTCGGTATTCGATCAAAAACCAAGATCACTGCCAAGGTGATTGACGCCAACCCCCAACTCTTGGTCATTGGCTGTTTCTGTATCGGTACGAACCAGGTCGACCTTGAGCACGCTGCCAAGCGAGGTATCGCCGTTTTCaactctcccttctccaattCCCGATCCGTTGCTGAGCTCGTCATCTCCGAGATCATTGCCCTTTCTAGACAGGTCATCGACCGAACCCATGAGATGCGAGCCGGTATCTGGAACAAGCTCTCCAAGAACTGTTGGGAAATTCGAGGTAAGACCCTTGGTATTGTCGGCTACGGTCACATTGGTTCTCAGCTTTCCGTCCTTGCCGAGGCTTTCGGTATGTCTGTGATCTACTACGACGTCGTCCCTATCATGCCTCTCGGTTCAGCTCGCCAGGTCGACACCCTTGATGATCTCCTCTCCAGGGCCGATTTCGTTACCTTGCACGTCCCCGAAATCCCTGACACCATTGGTATGATGGGCGCCGAGCAATTTGctcagatgaagaagggtgccttcttcatcaacaacGCCCGAGGCAAGGTTGTCGACCTTTCTGCTCTTTGTGACGCCCTTGAGTCCAACCACCTCGCCGGTGCTGCCGTCGACGTCTTCCCCAAGGAGCCCGGAGCCAACGGTCCTGGGTTTAACGAGACTCTCGGTGACTTCATCCCCCGACTCCGAAAGATCCccaacctcatcctcactccTCACATCGGTGGTTCCACTGAGGAAGCTCAGCGAGCCATCGGTACCGAAGTTTCCAACGCTCTTACCCGATACCTCAACTATGGTACCACCCTCGGTGCCGTCAACTTCCCCGAAGTCGACTTGCGTGCCATCACTGCTGCCGACGAGAGACATATTAGGGTCTGCCACGTTCATAAGAATGAGCCTGGTGTTTTGAAGGGTATCAACAACATTCTTGCAGACCACAACATCGAGAAGCAGTTCTCTGACTCCAAGGGCGACATTGCGTACTTGATGGCCGACATCAGCGGCGtcgggcaagaagaagttgagggATTGTATTCGGCGATCAAGAACACTAGGTCAAACATTTTGACCAGGTTGCTTT ATTAA
- a CDS encoding UV excision repair protein Rad23, translated as MVKITFKTVQNKLFTVDAQGSDTVADLKKKIQETQSFPVENQKLIYSGKILNDASSVESLKIKEKDFLVVMVSRPKATPAATPAAPATPAAPSTPAPAAAPAPAASEQASVANPAVPAPSAPTAESAPAPAPAPAAEPAQSSTVESGLAGSFVTGPALQAAIDGMVEMGFERDQVIRALRASFNNPDRAVEYLMSGNIPSVEGTTPAAPAPAPAPAPAPAAPSTPSAAAAPAQPAAPSEPAAQPAASAPPASTGGSADNLFAAAEAAMNRDRGVPAAAGAPGLPGAGAGMPGGMGGGDQLSAIRQMVQQNPAMIQPLLQQIATEHPELAQLIAQNPEALYELLGGGGGEGDDDDEFGEGPVMRVNLTQEEAAAVERLEALGFDRQTVLQAYMLCDKNEELAANFLFENMEEDQ; from the exons cgatttgaagaagaagatccaGGAGACCCAGAGTTTCCCCGTTGAGAACCAAAAGCTCATCTACTCTG GAAAGATCCTTAACGATGCGTCTTCCGTTGAGTCgctcaagatcaaggagaaggactttttggtggtgatggtTTCTAGG CCCAAGGCTACTCCTGCGGCCactcctgctgctcctgcGACTCCCGCTGCTCCCTCCACCCCTGCCCCTGCCGCCGCCCCCGCTCCCGCTGCTTCTGAACAAGCATCTGTTGCTAATCCTGCCGTTCCCGCCCCTTCTGCTCCTACTGCCGAATcagctcctgctcctgctcctgctcctgccgCTGAGCCTGCTCAGTCATCTACTGTCGAGTCTGGATTGGCTGGCTCTTTTG TCACTGGACCTGCCTTACAAGCTGCCATTGATGGTATGGTTGAGATGGGCTTTGAGCGTGATCAGGTTATTCGGGCTTTGAGAGCAAGCTTTAACAACCCTGATCGGGCTGTAGAGTACCTCATGAGC GGCAACATTCCTTCTGTTGAAGGTACCACTCCTGCTGCCCCTGCCCCTGCCCCTGCCCCTGCCCCTGCCCCTGCAGCTCCCTCAACTCCCTCTGCAGCCGCTGCCCCTGCCCAACCAGCCGCTCCTTCCGAACCAGCTGCCCAGCCCGCTGCTAGCGCTCCTCCCGCCTCCACCGGCGGAAGTGCTGACAACCTTTTTGCTGCCGCTGAGGCTGCCATGAACCGTGATCGAGGAGTCCCCGCTGCTGCCGGTGCCCCTGGTCTTCCTGGAGCTGGTGCCGGTATGCCCGGCGGTATGGGCGGCGGCGATCAGCTTAGCGCTATCCGTCAAATGGTCCAACAAAACCCTGCCATGATCCagccccttcttcagcaaATCGCCACTGAACATCCAGAACTTGCTCAACTCATCGCTCAAAACCCTGAAGCCTTGTACGAGCTTCtcggcggcggtggtggtgaaggtgatgatgacgatgagttTGGAGAAGGGCCGGTAATGAGGGTGAACTTGACACAAGAggaggctgctgctgttgagaGA CTCGAAGCACTTGGGTTCGACCGTCAAACAGTTCTTCAGGCGTACATGCTTTGCgacaagaatgaagaattGGCTGCCAACTTTTTGTTTGAGAACATGGAGGAGGACCAATAA